In Capsicum annuum cultivar UCD-10X-F1 chromosome 11, UCD10Xv1.1, whole genome shotgun sequence, one genomic interval encodes:
- the LOC107848138 gene encoding AAA-ATPase At3g28580 produces MMQDVWTQLGPTIAAIMFSYTMYQNYFPHELRGHIRRYTDKIVSYFYPYMHIIFHEHETDGWFERSKPYVAIERYLSKNSCTQAKRLKANSVKNGESLVLTMDDHEEITDEYKGEKVWWTSSQKAASRQTISLYREDEKRYFKLKLHRKNRDLITNSYLKYVLDEGKAISVRERQRKLYTNNKGEAGGWYRYGGGRMWSGVVFEHPSTFDTLAMDPNKKKEIMDDLETFSKSKDYYAKIGKAWKRGYLLYGPPGTGKSSMIAAMANFLQYDVYDLELTSVKDNTELRKLLIDTTSKSIIVIEDIDCSLELTGQREKNKTKDKEDKEKSEEDAVKEKLKKELEGKEKKSEVTLSGLLNFIDGLWSAIGGERLIVFTTNYVEKLDPALIRRGRMDKHIVLSYCCFESFKVLAHNYLNIIESHVYFPEIRRLLEETNMTPADIAENLMPKSSKENADICLERLIKALETAKEEAKLKAEEEDRAKEEAKLKAEEEERTKVAEKEKEEKDPEKKKELKDTEEAKNADGVNNKENGAKENGDVSKD; encoded by the coding sequence ATGATGCAAGATgtttggactcagttgggtccaACCATTGCAGCAATCATGTTCTCCTATACCATGTACCAGAACTATTTTCCTCACGAACTTCGTGGTCATATTAGGAGGTATACCGATAAAATTGTGAGCTATTTCTACCCTTATATGCACATTATTTTTCACGAGCATGAAACTGATGGATGGTTCGAGAGGAGTAAACCTTACGTAGCAATTGAGAGGTACCTGAGCAAGAACTCATGCACACAAGCTAAGCGCCTCAAAGCCAACTCGGTGAAAAATGGGGAATCTCTTGTCCTAACCATGGATGATCATGAGGAGATAACTGATGAATATAAAGGCGAGAAGGTCTGGTGGACTTCGAGCCAAAAAGCAGCCAGCAGACAGACAATTTCTTTGTATAGGGAGGATGAGAAGAGGTACTTCAAGCTCAAGCTTCACAGAAAAAATCGCGACCTTATCACAAATTCATACTTGAAGTATGTGTTGGATGAAGGGAAGGCGATATCTGTGAGAGAACGACAGAGAAAGCTGTACACAAACAATAAGGGAGAGGCAGGTGGTTGGTATAGATATGGGGGGGGGAGGATGTGGAGCGGAGTAGTGTTTGAGCATCCATCTACATTTGATACTCTGGCTATGGATCCAAACAAGAAGAAAGAGATTATGGATGACCTTGAAACATTTAGCAAGTCAAAAGACTATTATGCAAAGATTGGCAAGGCATGGAAGCGCGGTTATCTTCTTTATGGTCCTCCAGGAACGGGTAAATCAAGCATGATTGCTGCTATGGCTAATTTCTTGCAATATGATGTCTATGATCTTGAACTAACATCGGTTAAGGACAATACCGAGCTAAGAAAATTGCTGATAGACACTACTAGTAAATCTATCATTGTGATTGAAGACATAGATTGTTCCCTTGAACTTACTGGTCAACGGGAGAAGAATAAGACGAAAGACAAGGAAGATAAAGAAAAAAGCGAGGAAGATGCCGTCAAGGAGAAGTTGAAAAAAGAACTAGAgggtaaagaaaagaaaagtgaggTAACTTTATCTGGTCTTTTGAACTTCATTGATGGTCTATGGTCCGCTATTGGTGGTGAAAGGCTTATTGTCTTCACCACCAACTATGTGGAAAAGCTTGATCCTGCTCTAATTCGGAGGGGGAGGATGGATAAACATATTGTACTATCCTACTGTTGCTTTGAGTCCTTCAAGGTGCTTGCACATAATTATCTCAACATTATTGAGTCACATGTTTACTTTCCTGAGATTCGTCGCTTATTGGAGGAAACTAATATGACTCCTGCGGATATTGCTGAGAATTTGATGCCCAAGTCTTCAAAGGAAAATGCAGATATTTGCTTGGAGAGATTGATTAAAGCTCTTGAAACCGCAAAGGAGGAAGCAAAATTGAAGGCTGAGGAAGAGGACAGAGCAAAGGAGGAAGCAAAATTGAAGGCCGAGGAAGAGGAGAGAACAAAGGTGGCTGAAAAGGAGAAGGAAGAGAAAGATCcggagaaaaagaaagaattaaaagATACTGAAGAAGCCAAGAATGCTGATGGTGTAAACAACAAAGAAAATGGTGCTAAGGAAAATGGTGATGTGAGCAAAGATTGA